One Gloeothece verrucosa PCC 7822 DNA window includes the following coding sequences:
- a CDS encoding tubulin-like doman-containing protein: MPANVEEKSMVPTIIVGIGGTGHEVLARVRRLIEETYGNLQNFPIISFLIVDTDKDYKITNPEAGGSPFKDIEKHWARVSGKQVREMVSEMEKFPWINSWFPNELERNITSLEAGAGQIRACGRFAFFCNYHEIATKFLDALKRVKGRENYMLDRYGIKVANNAVNVFVTGSLSGGTGSGMLIDIGYSIRNWLRGEGSPLITAIVPSPQAFANINVGDRVLSNGYAALMELNYYSDYRTEYIQQYSAGLVDEVRSKLPPFDFTYLVGTKNGESDFKLEQIREMIAQNIFLDMTSDFAPHKRSIRDNIKGSWAQADPGGRGYPKQFMSFGLSTIEIPIAQIRASLYYRLAQDLVNWWINEQAVLPAQMMELVRNDTLKRMRLTEAELVMDLAAAQDKSILALISEWLNHLRQDIVKEDWLSCTQQGVNMMGAERGKIVKFIDEYLAPNVETYRNDHFIEMSPDERLHGDYFKKIYNNRDEIIQQGKKALEQELYRILEDRNLGPKYADAFLVAVRQILDTMAEKFRRDIDKVWSQNEINRQKQYEQGLAEIQEFKNKFGITKKEKMEEYCNQALMGLEGSLIATIQRKSRTAGLDVISRLKEHLTLLERRFNRFKQKLITARDLFKLKSQQQADSADALVVNGIKLYDRQELNLLYQDLIEQFAGGKGGAKSEYEIGLDALCSTLSEDVLKTASPLWKETRMANEVMRLFDVTEIPDVRDEDFREVISDRTKNIAINAPESSRLKRELAACDRLFKILNDDAEIVNNLRIAYQKSSPLVLLNKAVLQGRDAGFTPARNINIALLGGRNTSDPAAQKILPKLQELEGINDDNIKPLGNPERHRIVFVQEIGGFSLRCIDGMRDLRQSYQDWKGDFITAKRAQQVGESRDLPIPVHIQKEPPYWDIFPEDPTLFKLVVEARALKILYEDKNRATNEKTIRYDVKTATGLKRVDVAGTWEETVQVLEVKACRSDREEIQRQITALINNLKTPEQKQALYQQLLEYLRKRAIDLDEQGGEESPEYKREDKIILDLITTCKLKIQTVLNLSDEPEPEPPPKRVYQSVAPPPPQSQPIQAEMIFCTNCGHKNPATANFCSKCGTKLVK, from the coding sequence ATGCCTGCAAACGTTGAAGAAAAAAGTATGGTCCCCACGATCATTGTGGGTATTGGGGGAACTGGTCATGAGGTATTGGCGCGAGTCCGAAGATTAATAGAAGAAACTTATGGAAATTTGCAGAATTTTCCCATTATTAGCTTTTTAATCGTTGATACAGATAAAGATTATAAAATTACCAATCCCGAAGCCGGAGGTTCTCCTTTTAAAGATATCGAAAAACACTGGGCGAGAGTCAGTGGTAAACAAGTGCGAGAAATGGTATCCGAGATGGAGAAATTTCCTTGGATTAATAGCTGGTTTCCCAATGAACTCGAACGCAATATCACATCTTTAGAAGCGGGTGCCGGACAAATTCGTGCCTGTGGACGGTTTGCTTTTTTCTGCAACTATCACGAGATTGCTACTAAATTTCTCGATGCCCTTAAACGGGTAAAAGGTCGGGAAAATTATATGTTAGATCGTTATGGGATTAAAGTAGCAAATAATGCTGTCAATGTCTTTGTGACGGGTTCCCTCAGTGGGGGGACAGGAAGCGGAATGTTAATTGATATTGGTTATTCTATCCGCAATTGGCTACGAGGAGAAGGCAGCCCCTTAATTACCGCTATCGTTCCCTCACCCCAAGCTTTTGCTAATATTAATGTGGGGGATCGGGTTTTGTCTAACGGTTACGCGGCCTTAATGGAATTAAATTATTATTCAGATTATCGGACGGAATATATTCAACAATATAGTGCGGGATTAGTGGATGAAGTCCGCAGTAAATTACCCCCCTTTGATTTTACCTATTTAGTCGGAACAAAAAATGGGGAAAGTGACTTTAAATTAGAGCAAATTCGAGAGATGATTGCTCAAAATATTTTCTTAGATATGACCTCAGATTTCGCTCCTCATAAACGGTCAATTCGAGATAATATTAAAGGTTCTTGGGCACAAGCCGATCCTGGCGGCAGAGGCTATCCTAAACAATTTATGAGTTTTGGTTTGTCTACTATTGAGATTCCTATCGCTCAAATTCGCGCTTCATTATATTACCGATTAGCTCAAGATTTAGTCAATTGGTGGATCAATGAACAGGCAGTTTTACCCGCCCAAATGATGGAATTAGTCAGGAATGATACCTTAAAAAGGATGCGGCTGACAGAAGCAGAATTAGTGATGGATTTGGCGGCGGCTCAAGATAAATCAATTTTAGCGCTGATTTCTGAGTGGCTCAATCATCTTCGCCAAGATATCGTAAAAGAAGATTGGCTGAGTTGTACCCAACAAGGGGTGAATATGATGGGGGCAGAAAGGGGAAAAATTGTTAAATTTATTGATGAATATTTAGCCCCCAATGTTGAAACTTATCGCAATGACCACTTTATAGAAATGAGTCCTGATGAACGACTTCATGGAGACTATTTCAAGAAGATTTATAATAATCGGGACGAGATTATTCAACAGGGAAAAAAAGCCCTAGAACAAGAATTGTATCGAATTTTAGAAGATAGAAATCTCGGTCCGAAATATGCTGATGCCTTTCTCGTGGCTGTGCGACAAATTTTAGATACGATGGCCGAAAAATTTCGTCGAGATATTGATAAAGTTTGGAGTCAAAATGAAATTAACCGTCAAAAACAGTATGAACAGGGTTTAGCCGAAATTCAAGAATTTAAAAATAAATTCGGCATCACCAAAAAAGAAAAAATGGAGGAATATTGTAATCAAGCTTTGATGGGGTTAGAAGGCAGTTTAATTGCCACCATTCAAAGAAAATCTCGCACAGCAGGATTAGATGTGATCTCTCGCTTAAAAGAACATCTGACTTTATTAGAAAGGCGGTTTAATCGCTTCAAACAAAAGTTAATTACAGCCAGAGATTTATTTAAGCTTAAATCCCAACAACAGGCAGATAGTGCAGATGCTTTAGTGGTGAATGGCATTAAACTATATGATCGACAAGAACTCAATCTCCTTTATCAAGACTTGATCGAACAATTTGCCGGTGGAAAAGGCGGCGCAAAAAGTGAATATGAAATAGGACTAGATGCCCTTTGTAGTACCCTGTCTGAAGATGTTTTAAAAACCGCCAGTCCTCTCTGGAAAGAAACCCGCATGGCTAATGAAGTGATGCGTCTGTTTGATGTTACTGAAATTCCTGATGTACGAGATGAAGATTTTCGGGAGGTAATTTCAGATAGAACCAAAAATATTGCCATTAATGCCCCAGAAAGTAGCCGATTGAAAAGAGAGTTAGCCGCTTGTGATCGCCTTTTCAAAATCCTTAATGATGATGCAGAAATTGTGAATAATCTTCGCATTGCTTATCAAAAATCTAGCCCTCTGGTTTTACTTAATAAAGCGGTATTACAGGGAAGAGATGCCGGTTTTACCCCGGCGAGAAACATCAATATTGCTTTATTAGGCGGCAGAAATACTAGCGATCCGGCGGCGCAGAAAATTTTACCCAAATTACAGGAATTAGAAGGAATTAATGATGATAATATTAAGCCGCTAGGCAATCCTGAAAGACACCGTATTGTATTTGTGCAAGAAATTGGCGGGTTTTCTTTACGCTGTATTGATGGAATGCGCGACTTGAGACAATCTTATCAAGATTGGAAAGGAGATTTTATCACCGCTAAACGAGCGCAACAAGTGGGAGAAAGTCGGGACCTTCCGATACCTGTTCATATACAAAAAGAGCCGCCTTATTGGGATATTTTTCCGGAAGATCCTACCTTGTTTAAATTGGTGGTAGAAGCAAGAGCGTTAAAAATACTCTATGAAGATAAAAACCGCGCTACTAATGAAAAGACCATTCGCTATGATGTTAAAACAGCCACAGGGTTAAAAAGAGTTGATGTTGCTGGAACTTGGGAAGAAACCGTACAAGTTTTAGAGGTGAAAGCTTGCCGTTCAGATCGAGAAGAGATTCAGCGACAAATTACGGCTCTTATCAATAATCTCAAAACCCCTGAACAAAAACAAGCTTTATATCAGCAATTGTTAGAGTATTTACGAAAAAGAGCCATAGATTTAGATGAACAGGGAGGCGAAGAAAGTCCAGAATATAAACGAGAAGATAAAATTATTTTGGATTTAATTACTACTTGTAAGTTAAAAATACAAACGGTTTTAAATCTATCGGATGAACCTGAACCTGAACCTCCACCGAAAAGAGTGTATCAAAGTGTTGCTCCCCCTCCTCCTCAATCTCAACCCATTCAAGCTGAGATGATTTTCTGTACTAATTGCGGCCATAAAAATCCAGCAACAGCTAATTTTTGTTCTAAGTGCGGCACAAAGTTGGTTAAATAA
- a CDS encoding PAS domain S-box protein — protein MSKRNCQAASLFVIGMGCLVLLGWYGNIPLLKSGLPGNSSTMKVNSAFCFLLLGVSLRLLQGRRIRRLGYRIAQTTALLVVMIGLLTLSEYFFNRDLGIDQLFFRDVGSVNTFYPGRMGVNTAINFILMGIALLWLRRNQPQEIWLAQIFSSVAAIISLLALLGHLFGVSVLAELIMYTTTQAPHTALTFLVLYGGILWAQPEQGLMQVITSPFIGGLMARQLIPGVIILPLILNGFALQGTKMGWYDLKAAFGIQITLTIVFFFALVWWNAYLLNKIESDRTLVQKALNQSQQQFQQAVEAANLGTWHWDVVTGKVILSPQGERLLNLKPGSFPGTYEAFVNLLHGDDFDALSNSLQVALLKASGWQMDHKILDPNGSWRWITSLGKFLYDKTGEPVQMIGIIKDITHRKQTEFNLQKLNETLEKRVTRRTAALKTINNQLKQQLLKCELIEEALKKSQARLSGILKIASDAIVSVDHQQKIILFNQEAEKVFGYSVKEVLGKPLSLLLPEKFQLKHHQWVNNFAQSGTLKRPMGKRLEIWGRRQDASEFPAEASISRLEIGGEIILTVILQDISERKQAQEQLNQINCALENAVEGISRLDTQGRYLMVNKAYAALLGYQPQEIIGKEWQITIHPSEQDKMKLAYQTMLTQGKVEAEVKGVRKDGSVFYKQVTMISAYDQQKQFIGHYCFAKDITERKQADEILKKYAQDFTDLYNHAPCGYHSLDENGLLVQINDTELNWLGYTREQLLGKVKFYELLTPESREVFSQNFERFKQRGWVKALEFELLRANGTVMPVMLNATAVKDSQGNYLISRSTIFDITKRKQAELELQKAQKEAIAANRAKSIFLANMSHELRTPLNAILGFTQLLGRDHCLRPEHLERLQIINRSGEHLLGLIDDILDLSKIETGKIAAFLTGFDLYHLLVTVEEMLQPKAKTRGLRLIIEKSFDLPQYIKTDEKKLRQVLINLLNNAIKFTQEGTVILRVKPKAAENTPQRLVFEVEDTGVGMAPDDIDQLFKVFVQAEAGKKLNQGTGLGLAISQKFVQLMGGEIEVKSTLGKGSVFSFEIEVELASGDYFQEELPAQKVVGLAPGQPIYRILIVEDVWESRRLLVELLSSVGFEVAEASNGAQALTLCESWSPHLIWMDMRMPVMNGYEATKLIKQHPFGQKTVIIALTASVFEDQRETIIAAGCDDIVSKPFTEAVIFKKLSQFLGVQYLYETVSITQNTPTLVEVSVHDLSIMSPQWLEQMYQAAYCLDADLIEELIEQIPSSAAALAHGLKQLVDNFKTERILELTRPLIAQSLE, from the coding sequence ATGAGCAAGCGTAACTGTCAAGCGGCTAGTCTTTTTGTTATCGGGATGGGTTGTCTAGTGCTGCTAGGTTGGTATGGGAATATTCCACTACTCAAAAGCGGCTTGCCGGGTAATTCTTCCACCATGAAAGTCAACAGCGCTTTCTGTTTTTTGCTGCTAGGAGTGTCTTTGAGGCTGTTACAAGGTAGGCGAATAAGGCGGCTAGGCTATCGTATCGCTCAAACAACAGCCTTATTAGTAGTGATGATTGGGTTGTTAACCCTCAGTGAATATTTCTTTAATCGGGATTTAGGGATTGATCAGTTATTTTTTAGGGATGTTGGCTCAGTCAACACCTTTTATCCTGGACGGATGGGAGTCAATACGGCAATTAATTTTATTTTAATGGGAATTGCCCTATTATGGCTCAGGCGCAATCAGCCGCAAGAGATATGGCTGGCTCAGATTTTCAGTAGTGTGGCGGCGATCATTTCCCTATTGGCCTTATTGGGGCATCTGTTCGGGGTTAGTGTTCTTGCTGAACTAATCATGTATACCACCACTCAGGCACCACATACCGCACTAACCTTTCTCGTCCTCTATGGAGGAATTTTATGGGCCCAACCAGAACAAGGACTGATGCAGGTGATCACCAGCCCTTTCATCGGGGGATTGATGGCACGTCAGCTAATCCCTGGGGTGATCATTCTGCCTCTGATTCTCAATGGATTTGCCCTTCAGGGGACTAAAATGGGTTGGTACGATCTCAAGGCGGCTTTTGGGATTCAAATAACCCTAACCATCGTCTTCTTTTTTGCTCTGGTGTGGTGGAATGCTTACTTACTCAATAAAATAGAAAGCGACCGCACCTTGGTACAAAAAGCCCTTAACCAGAGTCAACAGCAATTCCAGCAAGCTGTAGAAGCCGCCAATTTAGGCACCTGGCATTGGGATGTAGTCACAGGAAAAGTGATTTTATCGCCTCAAGGTGAACGGCTTTTAAACTTAAAACCAGGTAGTTTCCCGGGAACTTACGAAGCATTTGTTAACTTACTACATGGTGATGACTTCGATGCTTTGAGCAATTCGCTACAAGTTGCACTGTTGAAGGCTTCCGGCTGGCAAATGGACCATAAAATCCTAGACCCTAATGGGAGTTGGCGTTGGATCACCTCATTGGGAAAATTTTTGTACGACAAAACCGGCGAGCCGGTGCAGATGATAGGCATTATTAAAGATATTACTCATCGTAAGCAAACAGAATTCAACTTACAAAAACTCAACGAAACTTTAGAAAAGCGCGTCACGAGAAGAACAGCCGCTTTAAAAACCATTAACAACCAACTGAAACAACAACTCTTAAAATGTGAGCTAATAGAAGAAGCCTTAAAAAAATCTCAAGCTCGTTTAAGCGGCATTTTAAAAATCGCCAGTGATGCTATTGTTTCAGTAGACCATCAGCAAAAAATAATTCTCTTTAATCAAGAGGCAGAAAAGGTATTTGGCTATAGCGTCAAAGAGGTTTTAGGAAAACCCCTAAGCTTATTGCTACCAGAAAAATTTCAGCTTAAGCATCATCAATGGGTTAACAACTTTGCTCAGTCTGGTACCCTAAAACGTCCAATGGGAAAACGCCTCGAGATTTGGGGCCGTCGTCAAGATGCGAGTGAGTTTCCGGCTGAGGCCTCGATCTCGAGGTTAGAAATTGGCGGCGAAATCATCCTGACAGTGATTTTACAAGACATTAGCGAACGCAAACAGGCCCAAGAACAATTAAATCAAATCAACTGTGCCCTAGAAAATGCTGTAGAAGGAATTTCACGCCTAGATACTCAGGGACGTTACCTGATGGTGAATAAAGCTTATGCGGCTCTGCTCGGTTATCAACCCCAAGAGATTATCGGAAAAGAGTGGCAAATCACAATACACCCCTCTGAGCAAGATAAAATGAAGCTTGCCTATCAAACTATGCTCACCCAAGGCAAGGTAGAAGCCGAGGTAAAAGGAGTCCGTAAAGACGGATCGGTTTTTTATAAACAAGTAACGATGATCTCGGCTTATGACCAACAGAAGCAATTTATTGGGCATTACTGCTTTGCTAAAGATATTACTGAGCGCAAACAAGCAGACGAAATCCTGAAAAAATATGCTCAAGATTTTACGGATTTATATAACCATGCCCCCTGCGGCTATCACTCATTAGATGAAAATGGACTATTAGTTCAAATCAATGATACTGAATTGAATTGGCTCGGTTATACTCGTGAACAATTGCTTGGTAAAGTCAAGTTTTATGAGTTACTCACTCCCGAAAGTCGAGAAGTTTTTTCTCAAAATTTTGAAAGATTTAAACAGCGTGGTTGGGTAAAAGCTCTAGAGTTTGAATTGTTACGCGCTAATGGCACAGTGATGCCAGTGATGTTAAATGCTACCGCCGTTAAAGATTCTCAAGGAAATTATTTAATAAGTCGCTCTACCATTTTTGATATTACTAAGCGAAAACAAGCAGAATTAGAATTACAAAAAGCCCAAAAAGAAGCCATTGCCGCTAACCGAGCTAAAAGTATATTTCTGGCCAATATGAGCCACGAACTCCGCACGCCGCTTAATGCGATTTTAGGATTTACTCAACTTTTAGGACGCGATCATTGTTTAAGACCTGAACATCTGGAACGTTTACAGATCATTAATCGCAGTGGCGAACATTTATTAGGACTGATTGACGACATTCTAGATTTATCTAAAATTGAAACCGGAAAAATAGCGGCTTTTCTGACGGGTTTTGATTTATATCACTTGCTGGTTACAGTGGAAGAAATGTTGCAACCGAAAGCAAAAACTCGAGGGTTAAGACTAATCATAGAAAAATCTTTTGACCTGCCTCAGTACATCAAAACTGATGAAAAAAAGCTACGTCAGGTGTTAATTAATTTGTTAAATAATGCGATTAAATTTACCCAGGAGGGAACTGTCATCTTAAGGGTAAAACCCAAAGCCGCAGAAAACACCCCTCAGCGTCTAGTTTTTGAAGTGGAAGATACAGGAGTAGGCATGGCCCCTGATGATATTGATCAGTTATTTAAAGTTTTTGTGCAAGCAGAAGCCGGCAAAAAGTTAAATCAGGGAACAGGACTCGGTTTAGCCATTAGTCAAAAATTCGTACAACTGATGGGCGGAGAAATTGAGGTTAAAAGTACCTTGGGAAAAGGCAGTGTTTTTTCTTTTGAGATTGAGGTAGAACTCGCTTCAGGCGATTATTTTCAAGAAGAATTGCCCGCTCAAAAAGTGGTGGGGTTGGCTCCTGGGCAACCTATTTATAGAATTCTGATAGTTGAGGATGTGTGGGAAAGTCGCCGCTTGTTAGTAGAACTGCTCTCGTCTGTTGGTTTTGAAGTAGCAGAAGCCAGCAATGGGGCCCAAGCACTGACTTTATGTGAAAGTTGGTCACCCCATCTGATTTGGATGGATATGAGAATGCCGGTTATGAATGGCTACGAAGCCACTAAATTGATTAAACAACATCCTTTTGGCCAAAAAACCGTGATTATTGCTTTAACGGCTAGTGTGTTTGAGGATCAACGAGAGACAATTATCGCGGCAGGTTGTGATGATATCGTTAGTAAGCCCTTTACTGAAGCGGTTATTTTTAAAAAGCTTTCTCAATTTTTAGGCGTGCAATATCTCTATGAGACAGTCTCCATCACTCAAAATACCCCTACTCTCGTTGAGGTGTCAGTCCATGACCTCTCCATCATGTCTCCCCAGTGGCTAGAGCAAATGTATCAAGCTGCTTATTGTTTAGATGCAGATTTGATCGAGGAATTAATTGAGCAAATACCCTCTTCTGCCGCCGCTCTAGCTCATGGGTTAAAACAATTAGTGGATAATTTTAAAACTGAGCGCATTCTGGAATTAACTCGACCTCTAATTGCACAGTCGCTTGAATAA
- a CDS encoding EAL domain-containing protein → MKEDPLADCKGSILIVDDLPDNLRLLRDTLKGQGYKVRSCTTGAMVLRGAKAAVTDLILLDIKLPDMDGYEICRQLKADEQTASIPVIFLSALNNTFDKVQGFTFGGADYITKPFQVEEVLARVATHLSIVRLQKSLKAQNVQLIQEIEERKRIEEALFIEKELAQVTLKSIGDAVITTDAQGNISYINPVAEALTGWSHQDAQGLPLFEVFYIVNEESNKPVENPATKALDEVRIVNLAKNTLLIARDGRQYPIDDSAAPIQDSQGRVIGAVIVFRDITESRSLTRQLSWQASHDSLTGLINRLGFEQQLEAAIKSAKNEHQHHVLCYLDLDQFKVVNDTCGHAAGDELLREVTSLLQQRVRSSDILARLGGDEFAVLLNQCSLEKATEIAETFRQLIDKFRFSWNNKSFSIGVSIGVVAIDYTSKDKNSVLSVADAACYAAKGKGRNCVQVYQADDHELLRQRRERQWVVQINQALEENRFCLYYQKIAPINSLVKPVYYEILLRLLNEQGNIVSPGIFIPAAERYGLMPAIDRWVISTFFQKYQQFYEQHLGKIDFSQKLYGINLSGASINNEHFLDFLKEQFNQFNVPYHTICFEITETTAIANFQQAIHLINELKKLGCCFAIDDFGHGMNSFDYLKNFPVDYLKIDGSFVKNLVNSSIDIAIVESFNRIGHVMNLKTIAEFVENIAILEKVQAIGLDYAQGYEIARPSPFEFENTHYD, encoded by the coding sequence ATGAAAGAAGACCCCCTAGCTGACTGTAAAGGCAGTATTTTAATCGTTGACGATTTACCCGATAACCTACGTCTTTTAAGAGATACTTTAAAAGGACAGGGCTATAAAGTACGTTCTTGCACAACGGGGGCAATGGTTTTGAGAGGTGCAAAAGCGGCTGTTACCGATTTAATATTACTCGATATCAAGCTACCGGATATGGATGGCTATGAAATCTGTCGGCAATTAAAAGCTGATGAGCAAACCGCCAGTATCCCCGTTATTTTTTTGAGTGCCCTTAATAATACCTTCGATAAGGTACAAGGATTTACCTTTGGCGGAGCCGACTATATTACTAAACCGTTTCAAGTCGAAGAAGTCTTAGCACGTGTGGCTACTCATCTATCGATTGTGCGGCTACAAAAAAGCCTTAAAGCACAAAATGTACAGCTTATTCAAGAAATAGAAGAACGTAAGCGCATTGAAGAAGCCCTTTTTATCGAAAAAGAATTGGCTCAAGTGACGCTTAAATCCATTGGCGATGCGGTTATTACCACAGATGCTCAAGGAAATATTAGTTATATCAATCCTGTGGCCGAGGCACTCACCGGATGGAGCCACCAAGATGCTCAAGGTTTGCCTTTATTTGAAGTTTTTTATATTGTTAATGAAGAAAGCAACAAGCCAGTAGAAAACCCCGCGACAAAAGCTTTAGACGAAGTTAGAATTGTCAATTTAGCGAAAAATACCCTTTTGATCGCTCGTGATGGCCGACAATACCCCATTGATGACTCAGCCGCTCCCATTCAAGATAGTCAAGGCCGGGTGATTGGTGCCGTGATCGTTTTTCGTGATATTACTGAATCCCGTAGTCTCACCCGTCAACTCTCCTGGCAAGCGAGTCATGATTCCCTGACAGGGTTAATCAACCGTCTGGGATTTGAACAGCAACTCGAAGCGGCGATCAAATCTGCCAAAAACGAGCATCAGCATCATGTTTTGTGCTATTTGGATTTAGATCAGTTTAAAGTGGTCAATGATACTTGTGGTCATGCCGCCGGAGATGAGCTACTGCGGGAGGTGACCTCTCTTTTGCAACAACGAGTCCGCTCTAGTGATATTTTAGCTCGTTTAGGCGGCGATGAATTTGCAGTTTTATTGAATCAATGCTCCCTTGAGAAAGCAACCGAAATAGCCGAGACTTTTAGACAACTGATTGATAAGTTTCGCTTTTCTTGGAATAATAAAAGTTTTAGTATTGGTGTTAGTATTGGCGTGGTAGCGATTGATTATACCAGTAAGGATAAAAATAGTGTTTTGAGTGTGGCCGATGCCGCCTGCTATGCCGCCAAAGGTAAGGGACGTAATTGTGTTCAAGTTTATCAAGCCGATGATCATGAGCTACTGAGGCAACGTCGAGAAAGACAATGGGTGGTTCAAATTAATCAAGCTTTAGAAGAAAACCGTTTCTGTCTTTATTATCAAAAAATCGCTCCGATTAATTCTCTTGTCAAACCGGTATATTATGAGATTTTATTACGGCTTTTGAATGAACAAGGAAACATCGTGTCTCCAGGAATTTTTATTCCGGCTGCGGAACGGTATGGATTAATGCCAGCGATAGACCGGTGGGTAATTAGTACATTTTTCCAAAAATATCAACAGTTCTATGAGCAACATCTTGGTAAGATCGATTTTAGTCAAAAGTTGTATGGGATTAATCTTTCTGGAGCCAGCATTAATAACGAGCATTTTCTCGACTTTTTAAAAGAACAATTTAATCAATTTAACGTGCCTTACCATACCATTTGTTTTGAAATTACAGAAACCACCGCTATTGCCAATTTTCAGCAAGCTATACACTTAATTAACGAACTCAAAAAACTGGGCTGTTGTTTCGCGATCGATGATTTTGGGCATGGAATGAATTCCTTTGATTATCTCAAAAATTTTCCGGTTGATTATCTTAAAATTGACGGAAGTTTCGTCAAAAATCTGGTTAATAGTTCCATCGATATAGCTATCGTTGAAAGTTTTAATCGAATTGGCCATGTAATGAATCTGAAAACGATCGCTGAGTTTGTTGAAAATATCGCGATTTTAGAAAAAGTACAGGCGATTGGCTTAGATTATGCTCAAGGCTATGAAATAGCACGCCCTTCTCCTTTTGAATTTGAAAATACTCACTATGATTAA